A region of Mesorhizobium australicum DNA encodes the following proteins:
- a CDS encoding phosphoenolpyruvate carboxylase yields the protein MEESRPLNFREDIRSLLFRLLLAVVGEREPYMAEVLAGRVSLDALASERRIAALQATGIWFQLVAIANELLAMRSRRALEQMGGADEVIGSFANVIGEMAAGGYPAEQIQATLDDLCVGPTMTAHPTEAKRVTVLEIHRRIYRKLTELEQQRWAPREREQHINDLKSEIELLWMSGELRLERPSVEREIAWGLHFFREVIFDATPKLYDSVEEALARHYPEYDLKVPSFMRFASWIGGDRDGNPNVTASITVCALDECRQAIIGWYIQQVRRLVTVLSVSANVVNIPETFTKALGRALHRSGNAAEIVARNPDEPLRQFSAAMLDRLEAMRGEASAKPYARSDAFKADLRELENVLAQLGGKLIAKRFVRPLRQQVETFGFRTVSLDIRQNSTVVNRVLTELFKLADAAGAPAPDTPQWTSRIRAALNSGEQLEVDRLALSDEAQELLDLFDVIRKASTGLNGGPVGAFILSMTRSTDDLLAVYLLAQYSGLATAVDGSGTIALRVVPLFETIADLRAAPDILDQLFSISIVRRSVRDFGNRQEVMLGYSDSNKDGGFLASNWELNKAQRRITGLSQKRNVKISFFHGRGGSVSRGGAPTGRAIAAQPAGTVGGAMRVTEQGEVVSSKFANRGTGLYQLEILAASVFAHSVKSQNEAELKDMPEFSEALEALTGMSQASYSGLINERGFIDYFNQASPVEELSLLKIGSRPARRFGSGDISNLRAIPWVFAWSQNRHLLTNWYGIGSALNSFVNVRGDAGLELLRHMFERSRFFRLIIDEVDKGLYQSDMEIGRLYAGLVQDREAGERIYRKIAAEFVLTRKMIATVNGGVKLSERFPAFKRHFDRIRPQMDSTHRLQVQLLREVRTQDSAAATPKPATTALLFSINCISAGLGWTG from the coding sequence TTGGAGGAGAGCAGACCACTCAACTTTCGCGAGGACATCCGCAGCCTTCTTTTCAGGCTGCTTCTGGCCGTTGTCGGTGAACGCGAGCCCTATATGGCAGAGGTACTTGCCGGCCGCGTGAGCCTCGATGCGCTAGCAAGCGAGCGGCGTATTGCTGCGTTGCAGGCGACTGGCATCTGGTTTCAGCTCGTCGCGATCGCCAATGAACTGCTTGCCATGCGTTCGCGCCGCGCGCTCGAGCAGATGGGCGGCGCCGACGAGGTAATCGGCTCCTTCGCCAATGTCATTGGCGAAATGGCAGCCGGCGGCTACCCTGCGGAACAGATCCAGGCCACCCTCGACGACCTCTGCGTCGGACCGACGATGACGGCGCATCCGACCGAAGCCAAGCGGGTCACCGTTCTTGAAATCCATCGCCGCATCTACCGCAAGCTGACCGAACTCGAACAGCAACGTTGGGCACCGCGCGAGCGCGAGCAGCATATCAACGACCTCAAGAGCGAAATCGAGCTCTTATGGATGTCGGGCGAACTGCGGCTCGAACGGCCATCGGTGGAACGCGAGATCGCCTGGGGGCTGCATTTCTTTCGCGAGGTTATCTTTGACGCGACGCCCAAGCTTTATGACAGTGTCGAAGAGGCTTTGGCGAGGCACTACCCGGAGTATGATCTTAAGGTGCCATCCTTCATGCGCTTCGCGTCATGGATAGGCGGTGACCGTGACGGGAATCCGAATGTAACGGCCAGCATCACTGTCTGTGCGCTTGACGAGTGCCGCCAAGCTATCATCGGCTGGTATATCCAACAGGTACGCCGGCTGGTCACCGTGCTCAGCGTCAGTGCCAATGTCGTTAACATCCCGGAAACCTTCACGAAGGCGCTCGGACGGGCATTGCATCGCAGCGGCAATGCCGCCGAGATCGTTGCGCGAAACCCCGACGAGCCGTTGCGCCAGTTCTCTGCCGCGATGCTCGACCGCCTGGAGGCGATGCGCGGCGAGGCTTCGGCCAAGCCTTATGCCCGTTCGGATGCCTTCAAAGCCGACCTCCGTGAGCTGGAAAACGTGCTGGCCCAGCTCGGCGGCAAGCTGATCGCCAAGCGTTTCGTCCGGCCCCTGCGACAACAGGTCGAGACCTTCGGCTTCCGCACCGTTTCCCTTGACATTCGCCAGAACTCCACCGTCGTCAATCGCGTTCTGACCGAGCTGTTCAAGCTCGCCGACGCGGCCGGCGCACCGGCGCCTGACACGCCGCAATGGACATCGCGTATCAGAGCGGCGCTGAATTCCGGCGAACAGCTGGAGGTCGACCGGCTGGCTCTGTCCGACGAAGCGCAGGAGCTTCTCGACCTGTTCGACGTCATCCGCAAAGCTTCGACTGGGCTGAACGGCGGCCCCGTTGGCGCCTTCATCCTTTCGATGACGCGGTCGACCGACGATCTTCTGGCCGTCTATCTCCTTGCGCAATATTCCGGGCTGGCAACGGCGGTCGACGGTAGCGGAACCATTGCGCTTCGCGTCGTGCCGCTGTTCGAGACCATTGCCGATCTGCGCGCCGCACCAGACATCCTCGACCAGTTGTTCAGCATCTCCATCGTGCGCCGCTCTGTGCGCGATTTTGGCAACCGGCAGGAAGTCATGCTCGGCTATTCCGACTCAAACAAGGACGGTGGCTTCCTCGCGTCGAATTGGGAGTTGAACAAGGCACAGAGGCGGATCACGGGCCTTAGCCAAAAGCGCAACGTCAAGATCAGCTTCTTCCATGGCCGTGGCGGTTCGGTCAGCCGTGGCGGTGCGCCGACCGGCCGGGCGATCGCCGCCCAGCCTGCCGGTACTGTCGGCGGTGCCATGCGCGTGACAGAACAAGGCGAGGTGGTGTCGTCGAAATTCGCCAATCGCGGCACGGGGCTTTACCAGCTCGAAATCCTGGCGGCGAGCGTTTTTGCCCACAGCGTCAAATCGCAGAACGAAGCCGAGCTCAAAGATATGCCCGAGTTCAGCGAGGCGCTCGAAGCGCTGACCGGTATGTCACAGGCCTCCTACTCGGGCCTCATCAATGAACGTGGCTTCATCGACTATTTCAACCAGGCGAGCCCGGTGGAGGAGCTGTCGCTGCTCAAGATCGGATCACGCCCGGCGCGCCGTTTCGGTAGCGGCGATATCTCCAATCTTCGTGCCATCCCATGGGTTTTTGCCTGGAGCCAGAACCGTCATCTGCTGACCAATTGGTACGGCATTGGCAGCGCGCTCAACTCGTTCGTCAATGTTCGCGGCGACGCCGGGCTGGAGCTGCTGAGGCATATGTTCGAGCGGTCGCGCTTCTTCCGTCTCATCATCGACGAGGTCGACAAGGGACTCTATCAGTCAGACATGGAGATTGGCCGACTGTATGCCGGTCTGGTGCAGGATCGCGAGGCGGGCGAACGCATTTATCGGAAGATCGCTGCAGAATTTGTACTGACCCGAAAAATGATCGCCACGGTCAATGGCGGCGTGAAGCTTTCAGAGCGGTTCCCTGCTTTCAAGCGGCATTTCGACCGCATCAGACCGCAGATGGACAGTACACACCGGCTGCAAGTGCAGCTCTTACGCGAGGTCAGGACGCAGGACAGCGCCGCTGCAACGCCTAAGCCGGCGACAACCGCGCTTTTGTTTTCTATCAACTGCATTTCCGCCGGCCTGGGCTGGACGGGGTGA
- the glyA gene encoding serine hydroxymethyltransferase — translation MNITTRPGLGSAHGFFRTGMAQADPAIGDAVQRELNRQRDEIELIASENIVSRAVLEAQGSVLTNKYAEGYPGRRYYGGCQFVDEVEDLARERAKAMFGCSFANVQPNSGSQANQSVFMALMQPGDTFLGLNLAAGGHLTHGAAANQSGKWFNAVSYGVRPDTHRIDLDQVRDLARKHKPKVVLAGGSAYPRIIDFKAFREIADEIGAKLFVDMAHFAGLVAGGVHPNPLEHAHIVTTTTHKTLRGPRGGMVLSNDEEIGKKINSAVFPGLQGGPLMHVIAAKAVAFGEALNPDFKVYAANVVANAKVLAETLADGGVDIVSGGTDTHLMLVDLRRKNLTGKAVEAALGRAHITCNKNGIPFDPQGPMVTSGVRLGTPACTTRGFLIDEFRQVGRMTMRVIDGLAAHGEKGNAAIESSVREETRELVDRFRIYD, via the coding sequence ATGAACATCACCACCAGACCTGGCCTTGGAAGTGCACATGGTTTCTTCCGCACGGGCATGGCTCAGGCGGATCCCGCCATCGGCGACGCCGTGCAGCGCGAACTCAATCGTCAGCGCGACGAAATCGAGCTGATCGCATCCGAAAACATCGTCTCCAGGGCGGTGCTTGAGGCGCAAGGTTCGGTGCTGACCAACAAATATGCAGAAGGCTATCCAGGCCGCCGCTACTATGGCGGCTGCCAGTTCGTCGACGAGGTCGAGGATTTGGCGCGCGAGCGTGCCAAGGCTATGTTCGGCTGCAGCTTTGCAAATGTCCAGCCCAACTCCGGCAGCCAGGCCAACCAGTCAGTGTTCATGGCGCTGATGCAGCCGGGCGACACTTTCCTCGGTCTCAACCTCGCCGCCGGCGGGCATCTCACTCATGGCGCGGCGGCCAACCAGTCAGGCAAGTGGTTCAATGCCGTTTCCTATGGGGTTCGGCCCGATACCCATCGCATTGACCTCGACCAAGTGCGCGACCTTGCGCGCAAGCACAAGCCGAAGGTGGTTCTCGCCGGCGGCTCGGCCTATCCGCGTATCATCGACTTCAAGGCGTTCCGTGAGATCGCCGACGAGATCGGCGCCAAGCTGTTCGTCGACATGGCGCACTTTGCCGGCCTGGTCGCCGGCGGCGTCCATCCGAACCCGCTCGAGCACGCCCATATCGTGACCACGACCACGCATAAGACCTTGCGCGGCCCGCGCGGCGGCATGGTGCTGTCCAATGATGAGGAGATCGGCAAGAAGATCAATTCAGCGGTGTTTCCCGGCCTGCAGGGTGGGCCGTTGATGCATGTCATCGCTGCCAAAGCAGTGGCCTTCGGCGAGGCGCTGAATCCCGACTTCAAGGTCTATGCGGCCAATGTCGTCGCAAATGCCAAAGTGCTTGCCGAAACGCTCGCTGACGGCGGCGTTGACATCGTCTCGGGGGGTACGGACACGCATCTGATGCTGGTCGACCTGCGTCGCAAGAACCTTACTGGCAAGGCGGTGGAGGCGGCCCTCGGCCGCGCCCACATCACCTGCAACAAGAACGGCATTCCGTTCGACCCGCAGGGGCCGATGGTCACTTCAGGTGTCCGGCTTGGCACGCCCGCCTGCACGACCCGCGGTTTCCTTATCGACGAGTTCCGTCAGGTGGGGCGCATGACGATGCGGGTGATCGACGGCCTGGCAGCTCACGGCGAAAAGGGCAACGCCGCAATAGAGTCAAGCGTTCGCGAAGAAACACGCGAACTGGTCGACCGATTCCGAATCTACGACTAA
- a CDS encoding glycerate kinase type-2 family protein — MAFGWSASALIKLRAQAIELFREGIAASDPGCAVASALNARREIIAAARRVTLIAFGKAACPMARAALPFVGDKIHTVCVVTNRENLAEIDGVQVIAGGHPLPDEGSCRGADAIESAARSTRPGDLLLVLISGGGSALVCAPAPGIALADKIALNEALIRSGADITAVNAIRQRFSRLKGGRLAQLASDAKMLSLILSDAPGDDVATIASGPTAKPLTTAADATAILKRHDLFEKLPPTLRAYLDGSAARMDLEAASFDHVENVVVGSNAISLQRVMRSAGSDYPVVVKADDWLSGDVSEAAETLHRLAVSAARQDGPLAIVSGGEPTVKVCGNGKGGRNQELALRFALLNERTSIRRPWVFLSGGTDGRDGPTDAAGGLVDAGSTEWMRRLGGSPEARLNNNDSYHALASSGDLLITGPTGTNVADLQILLMR; from the coding sequence ATGGCCTTTGGCTGGTCGGCTTCGGCTTTGATCAAGCTTCGCGCGCAGGCAATTGAACTGTTTCGTGAGGGCATTGCCGCATCCGATCCCGGGTGCGCAGTTGCTTCGGCCTTAAATGCGCGGAGGGAGATCATAGCTGCGGCCAGACGGGTCACCCTGATCGCCTTCGGCAAGGCCGCGTGCCCAATGGCGCGAGCGGCCCTGCCTTTCGTTGGTGACAAGATCCACACGGTCTGTGTGGTCACCAATCGAGAGAACCTTGCCGAGATCGATGGCGTCCAAGTCATCGCCGGCGGCCATCCGCTGCCCGACGAGGGAAGCTGCCGAGGCGCTGATGCAATTGAAAGCGCCGCGCGTTCGACAAGGCCCGGCGACCTGCTGCTTGTTCTGATCAGCGGCGGCGGTTCGGCACTTGTCTGCGCGCCGGCGCCTGGGATCGCGCTCGCCGACAAGATCGCACTTAATGAAGCACTGATCCGCAGCGGCGCCGACATTACCGCGGTCAACGCCATCAGGCAGAGATTTTCAAGGTTGAAGGGCGGGCGCCTCGCCCAGCTTGCTTCGGACGCAAAAATGCTGTCGCTGATTCTCTCGGACGCGCCCGGCGACGATGTCGCCACCATCGCCAGCGGCCCGACCGCAAAACCCTTGACCACGGCGGCGGACGCCACCGCGATCCTCAAACGCCACGACCTGTTTGAGAAATTGCCCCCGACCCTGCGCGCGTACCTCGATGGTTCAGCCGCCCGGATGGACCTCGAAGCGGCGAGCTTCGACCATGTCGAAAATGTTGTTGTCGGCAGCAACGCGATCAGCCTGCAACGGGTGATGAGAAGTGCCGGCTCGGATTACCCCGTGGTCGTGAAGGCCGACGACTGGCTGAGCGGCGACGTGTCGGAAGCAGCAGAAACGCTCCACCGTCTGGCTGTATCCGCAGCGAGACAGGATGGCCCGCTCGCTATCGTCTCCGGAGGAGAACCGACCGTCAAGGTGTGTGGGAATGGCAAGGGCGGGCGCAACCAGGAACTGGCGCTTCGATTCGCATTGCTCAACGAGCGCACCTCGATCAGGCGACCATGGGTTTTTCTAAGCGGTGGTACCGACGGTCGAGACGGCCCGACAGATGCGGCGGGCGGCCTTGTCGATGCTGGATCGACAGAATGGATGCGCAGGCTGGGCGGGAGCCCAGAAGCTCGTCTGAACAACAATGATTCCTACCACGCGCTGGCGTCCTCCGGTGACTTGTTGATCACAGGCCCAACCGGCACCAATGTCGCCGACCTCCAAATTTTGCTGATGCGATGA
- the fdhF gene encoding formate dehydrogenase subunit alpha: MTNQIAFTLDGKPVTAGEGETIWEVARREGTKIPHLCHVDMPGYRPDGNCRACMVDIEGERVLAASCIRKPTAGMVVKTDTERAQKSRAMVFELLASNMRPANDGPDNQSAFWQWASSMGISGGRYESKFASEDLRPEFDISNPAIAVNLDACIACGACVRACREVQVNDVIGMADRGNHSVPVFDMHDPMGLSTCVTCGECVQACPTGALYEKSLMDKAGKTRVVQEFDKVVDTLCPFCGVGCQTSVAVKDNRIVQVDGRNGYANENRLCVKGRFGFDYAMSKERLTKPLIRRDDAPKTGDLDLRGVDPLTVFREATWEEAMERAAVGLKKILDTRGGQALSGFGSAKGSNEEAYLFQKLVRLGFETNNVDHCTRLCHASSVAALMEGVGSGAVSAPFTDALKAECIIVIGARPTTNHPVAATYFKQAAKRGAKLIIMDPRGQDMMRHATHSLRFKAGSDVAMLNALLHVIIEDKLYDEQYIQANVSGFEALKAKVKDFSPEAMADVCGIEASVLRQVARTYATSERSIIFWGMGISQHTHGTDNARCLIALALITGQIGRPGTGLHPLRGQNNVQGASDAGLIPMYFPDYKSVENIDIRNAYENFWGQTLDPKRGLTVVEIIDAIHDGEIKGMYVMGENPAMSDPDQTHAREALAMLDHLVVQDIFLTETAWYADVVLPASAHAEKTGTYTNTNRQVQIGRPAIDMPGEARQDWELIVDLANRLGLGWNYGHVSDVYTEMASVMPSLKHISWDRIEREGSVIYPADGPDTPGNEIVFSSGFPTSDGRGRIVPADLLPPDEVPDAEYPLVLTTGRLLEHWHTGAMTRRAGVLDAIEPRGIAAMNPREIARRGLHQGDMVEVETRRGTVEAILRADREVADGMVFMPFCFNESPANKLTNPMLDPYGKIPEFKYCAARIAPMAKQEAAE, translated from the coding sequence ATGACGAACCAGATCGCATTCACCCTGGACGGCAAACCGGTCACCGCCGGCGAAGGCGAGACCATCTGGGAGGTGGCCAGGCGCGAAGGCACGAAGATTCCGCATCTGTGCCATGTCGACATGCCCGGCTACCGGCCCGACGGCAATTGCCGCGCCTGCATGGTCGACATCGAGGGCGAGCGCGTGCTGGCCGCCTCCTGCATCCGCAAGCCGACCGCCGGCATGGTGGTGAAAACCGACACCGAGCGCGCGCAAAAATCGCGCGCAATGGTGTTCGAGCTTCTCGCCAGCAATATGCGGCCGGCAAATGACGGTCCGGATAACCAATCGGCGTTTTGGCAATGGGCCTCGTCGATGGGAATTTCCGGCGGCCGCTACGAATCCAAATTCGCGAGCGAAGATCTCAGGCCGGAGTTCGACATTTCCAACCCCGCCATCGCCGTCAATCTCGATGCCTGCATTGCCTGCGGCGCCTGCGTCCGAGCCTGCCGCGAGGTCCAGGTCAACGACGTTATCGGCATGGCCGACCGTGGCAACCATTCGGTTCCCGTCTTCGACATGCATGACCCGATGGGGCTTTCCACCTGCGTCACCTGCGGCGAATGCGTGCAGGCGTGCCCGACCGGCGCGCTCTATGAGAAGTCGCTGATGGACAAGGCGGGAAAAACCCGCGTTGTGCAAGAATTCGACAAGGTCGTCGACACGCTCTGCCCCTTCTGCGGCGTCGGCTGCCAGACCAGTGTCGCCGTAAAGGACAACCGGATCGTCCAGGTAGATGGCCGCAACGGCTACGCCAATGAGAACCGGCTCTGCGTCAAGGGCCGCTTCGGCTTCGATTATGCGATGTCCAAGGAGCGGCTGACCAAGCCGCTGATCCGCCGCGACGATGCTCCCAAAACGGGCGATCTGGACCTGCGCGGCGTCGACCCGTTGACCGTGTTCCGCGAAGCCACGTGGGAAGAGGCAATGGAACGCGCAGCCGTCGGCCTCAAAAAAATCCTCGACACAAGGGGCGGTCAGGCGCTGTCGGGCTTCGGCTCGGCGAAGGGCTCGAACGAGGAGGCCTATCTGTTCCAGAAACTGGTGCGCCTGGGCTTTGAAACCAACAATGTCGACCATTGCACACGCCTTTGCCACGCCTCTTCGGTCGCGGCGCTGATGGAAGGCGTAGGTTCCGGTGCGGTCTCGGCGCCCTTCACCGACGCGCTGAAGGCCGAGTGCATCATCGTCATCGGGGCGCGCCCGACCACCAACCATCCGGTGGCTGCGACGTATTTCAAGCAGGCGGCCAAACGCGGCGCCAAGCTGATCATCATGGATCCGCGCGGCCAGGACATGATGCGCCACGCCACGCATTCGCTGCGCTTCAAGGCGGGCAGCGATGTCGCCATGCTGAACGCGCTGCTGCACGTCATCATCGAGGACAAGCTCTATGACGAGCAATACATCCAGGCGAATGTCTCCGGTTTCGAAGCGCTGAAGGCCAAGGTCAAGGATTTTTCGCCCGAAGCCATGGCTGACGTTTGCGGCATCGAGGCATCAGTCCTGCGCCAGGTCGCGCGCACCTATGCGACGTCGGAGCGTTCGATCATCTTCTGGGGTATGGGAATTTCGCAGCATACCCACGGCACCGACAATGCGCGCTGTCTGATCGCGCTGGCGCTGATCACCGGCCAGATCGGCCGGCCGGGTACCGGCCTGCACCCGCTGCGCGGCCAGAACAACGTGCAGGGCGCATCGGATGCCGGCCTCATCCCGATGTATTTCCCCGACTACAAATCCGTGGAAAACATCGACATCCGCAACGCCTACGAGAACTTCTGGGGCCAGACGCTGGATCCGAAGCGAGGCCTGACGGTCGTCGAGATCATCGACGCCATCCATGACGGCGAGATCAAGGGCATGTATGTCATGGGCGAGAACCCGGCCATGTCCGATCCCGACCAGACGCACGCCCGCGAAGCGCTGGCCATGCTCGACCATCTTGTCGTTCAGGACATTTTCCTGACCGAGACGGCCTGGTACGCCGATGTCGTGCTGCCGGCCTCTGCCCATGCGGAAAAGACCGGCACCTACACCAACACCAACCGGCAGGTTCAGATCGGCCGTCCGGCGATCGACATGCCGGGCGAGGCGCGCCAGGACTGGGAGTTGATCGTCGATCTCGCCAACCGGCTTGGTCTCGGCTGGAACTACGGCCATGTCTCGGACGTCTATACCGAGATGGCCAGCGTAATGCCTTCGCTGAAGCATATCTCCTGGGATCGCATCGAACGCGAGGGCTCGGTGATCTATCCGGCCGACGGACCAGACACGCCCGGCAACGAGATCGTCTTCTCGTCGGGCTTCCCGACTTCGGACGGCCGCGGCCGTATAGTTCCCGCGGATCTCCTGCCGCCCGACGAGGTGCCGGATGCCGAATATCCGCTGGTCCTCACCACCGGCCGTCTGCTCGAGCATTGGCATACGGGCGCAATGACGCGGCGGGCCGGCGTGCTCGACGCAATCGAGCCGCGTGGCATCGCAGCCATGAATCCGCGCGAGATCGCCAGACGCGGGCTGCACCAGGGCGACATGGTCGAGGTGGAAACGCGGCGTGGCACGGTCGAAGCCATTCTTCGCGCCGACCGGGAAGTCGCCGACGGCATGGTGTTCATGCCGTTCTGCTTCAACGAAAGCCCGGCCAACAAATTGACCAATCCGATGCTAGACCCTTACGGCAAGATTCCGGAGTTCAAATACTGCGCCGCACGAATTGCGCCGATGGCGAAGCAAGAAGCTGCCGAATGA
- a CDS encoding 2-hydroxyacid dehydrogenase, protein MKMKPRVIVTRRWPAAVEHILAERFDTTFNQSDAPLSPIQLKAAFLNFDAILPTVSDKLPASVFPDTDSRTKLLANFGVGFSHIDIGAARERDIVVTNTPGVLTDCTADIAMNLLLSVARRAGEAERQLRAGDWAGWCPTHMIGTKVSGKTLGIIGMGRIGKATAKRAHFGFDMDVLFYNRSNVDDEEIRAMGARQLSTIEDVLAEADFVSLHCPGGGENRHLINASRLAAMKHRAFLINTARGDVVDEGALIDALEGGKIAGAGLDVFEGEPYIPDALKRMENVVLLPHLGSATEETRVAMGMRAVENLVAFFEGNPVPDRVV, encoded by the coding sequence ATGAAAATGAAACCACGCGTTATCGTTACGCGGCGCTGGCCTGCGGCAGTCGAACACATCCTGGCGGAGCGGTTCGATACGACTTTCAATCAGAGCGACGCGCCACTGAGCCCGATCCAGCTCAAGGCGGCGTTCCTGAATTTTGATGCGATCCTGCCAACCGTCAGTGACAAGCTGCCGGCATCGGTGTTCCCGGACACCGATAGCCGCACGAAGCTGCTCGCCAATTTTGGCGTCGGCTTCAGCCACATCGATATCGGCGCTGCGCGCGAACGCGACATCGTGGTGACCAACACGCCGGGCGTGCTGACCGACTGCACTGCCGACATCGCCATGAACCTGCTGCTTTCGGTCGCCCGGCGGGCGGGCGAGGCAGAGCGTCAGCTGCGCGCCGGCGATTGGGCCGGCTGGTGCCCGACCCACATGATCGGCACAAAAGTGTCTGGGAAGACGCTCGGGATCATCGGCATGGGTCGCATCGGCAAGGCAACTGCGAAGCGGGCCCATTTCGGTTTCGATATGGACGTACTCTTCTACAACCGTTCCAACGTTGACGACGAGGAAATCCGTGCTATGGGCGCACGCCAGCTGTCCACAATCGAGGACGTGCTGGCCGAGGCCGATTTCGTCTCGCTCCATTGCCCGGGCGGCGGCGAGAACCGGCACCTGATCAACGCCTCTCGCCTAGCAGCGATGAAACATAGGGCATTCCTCATCAATACCGCTCGCGGCGACGTGGTTGACGAAGGCGCTTTGATCGATGCGCTCGAAGGCGGCAAGATCGCCGGCGCGGGCCTCGATGTCTTCGAGGGTGAGCCCTACATTCCCGACGCCCTGAAGCGCATGGAGAATGTGGTGCTTTTGCCGCATCTTGGCAGCGCTACCGAGGAAACCCGCGTAGCCATGGGCATGCGGGCGGTCGAGAACCTTGTCGCTTTCTTCGAGGGGAACCCCGTACCGGACCGGGTGGTGTGA
- a CDS encoding NADH-ubiquinone oxidoreductase-F iron-sulfur binding region domain-containing protein, translating into MTMQGRQARDRGPKGRALDDVALAEVRELLGARERRRDLLIEFLHLIQDRYGCLSAAHLRALAEDMRLSQAEVYEVATFYDHFDVVKEGEAMPAPLTIRVCDSISCALAGAEDLLGELAGGIDPQAIRVVRAPCMGRCAGAPAARIGDREVDHASTQGLLNMAREGETDVVVPEYIGLEAYRAAGGYQSLQKVRNGALSIDAIMETMQEAGLRGLGGAGFPAGKKWGFVRSYPGPRLMSINGDEGEPGTFKDRIYLEKDPHRTFEGALIAAHAVEAERIYYYMRDEYPAVLHILRAEIAALEAAGIVKPGFIELRRGAGAYICGEESAMLESIEGKRGMPRHRPPYIAEVGLFGRPTLNHNVETLWWIRDIVEKGAEWFAAQGKPGHPGIRSWSVSGRVKNPGVKLAPAGVTVRELIDDHCGGMAEGHEFKAYLPGGASGGILPASMGDIELDFGGELARQGAFVGSHAVVVFSQADSMKDVTVNLLKFFKHESCGQCTPCREGTEKMVTLLKKRGASDDTAMRDLEMVMRDASICGLGQAAPNPVNHLLTHFRDEL; encoded by the coding sequence ATGACCATGCAGGGACGGCAGGCACGGGATCGCGGGCCTAAGGGACGGGCGCTGGATGACGTTGCGCTTGCCGAGGTTCGTGAACTTCTCGGCGCCCGCGAACGGCGCCGCGACCTGCTGATCGAGTTTCTGCATCTGATCCAGGACCGCTACGGTTGCCTGTCGGCCGCCCATCTGCGGGCACTTGCCGAGGACATGCGCCTGTCCCAAGCCGAGGTCTATGAGGTCGCAACGTTCTACGACCATTTCGATGTCGTCAAGGAAGGCGAGGCGATGCCCGCGCCGCTGACGATCAGGGTCTGCGATTCGATAAGCTGCGCGCTGGCGGGCGCGGAAGACCTGCTTGGCGAGCTTGCCGGTGGGATCGACCCGCAAGCCATTCGCGTGGTGCGCGCGCCCTGCATGGGCCGCTGCGCCGGCGCGCCTGCTGCGCGTATCGGTGACCGCGAAGTCGACCACGCCAGCACTCAGGGCCTGTTGAACATGGCCCGAGAGGGCGAAACCGACGTCGTCGTGCCCGAGTATATCGGCCTCGAGGCTTATCGCGCGGCGGGCGGCTACCAATCGCTGCAGAAAGTGCGCAACGGCGCGCTCAGCATCGACGCCATCATGGAAACCATGCAGGAAGCAGGCCTGCGCGGCCTCGGAGGCGCAGGTTTTCCGGCTGGAAAGAAATGGGGCTTTGTCCGTTCCTATCCAGGCCCGCGGCTGATGTCGATCAATGGCGACGAAGGCGAGCCCGGCACGTTCAAGGACCGTATTTACCTCGAAAAGGACCCCCACCGGACCTTCGAGGGCGCGCTGATTGCCGCGCATGCGGTCGAGGCGGAGCGCATCTATTACTATATGCGCGACGAATACCCGGCGGTGCTGCACATTTTGCGCGCCGAGATCGCGGCGCTCGAGGCGGCGGGCATCGTAAAGCCCGGCTTCATCGAGCTCAGGCGCGGCGCCGGCGCCTATATTTGCGGCGAGGAAAGCGCGATGCTGGAATCGATCGAAGGCAAGCGCGGCATGCCGCGCCATCGCCCTCCTTATATTGCCGAAGTCGGCCTGTTCGGCCGTCCGACGCTCAACCACAATGTCGAGACGCTGTGGTGGATCCGCGACATCGTCGAGAAGGGCGCCGAGTGGTTCGCAGCACAGGGCAAGCCCGGCCATCCCGGGATCAGGTCGTGGTCTGTGTCGGGCCGGGTGAAAAACCCGGGCGTCAAGCTGGCGCCGGCGGGGGTCACGGTGCGCGAACTGATCGACGACCATTGCGGCGGCATGGCCGAGGGCCATGAGTTCAAGGCCTATCTGCCGGGCGGCGCCTCGGGCGGCATCCTGCCGGCTTCGATGGGCGACATCGAGCTCGATTTCGGCGGCGAGCTCGCCAGGCAGGGCGCCTTCGTCGGGTCGCATGCGGTCGTCGTGTTCTCGCAGGCCGACAGCATGAAGGACGTGACCGTCAACCTCCTGAAGTTCTTCAAGCATGAGAGCTGCGGCCAGTGCACGCCCTGCCGTGAAGGCACCGAAAAGATGGTAACTCTGCTCAAGAAGCGGGGAGCCTCCGACGATACCGCGATGCGCGACCTTGAAATGGTGATGCGCGACGCGTCCATTTGCGGACTTGGTCAAGCTGCGCCCAATCCGGTAAACCACTTGCTGACGCATTTCCGGGATGAGCTTTGA